The genomic interval TTACTTAGAAACTCATTCAGTTAATCAAACGGAAGAGAAAAAAGGAATTACTATTGAATCAATTTTCTTTATAACAATCGCTGTTATTTTAATTGTATTAGCTTTGTTATTAGCAATAGGAACATTAGCATTAAAAACAAATTTACCATTATTGGGTAACGCAACAAAAACTTTCTTAATTGGTGCTTTAGTTGTGTTAGCGATATTAGCTATTTTAACTGGATTTAACGAAACAATTGCTCAATCAATTAAGGAAATGAAGAAAGTTCATTGGCCAACTGGTAAAGAAATGGTTGATTATAGTAAAAAAGTATTTACATTTATAATATTTTTCAGTGTATTTTTCTTAATTTTAGACTTATTCTTAACCAACGCCCCAATTTGGTTGGAAAATATTTTTGGAATTGACATAAAATAAACTTATATTATCTTTTCTTCTAGCTACTAGGAGGTTTACATAATGGAAGAGAAAAATTGGTTTGTTGTACAAACTTATTCAGGACTTGAGAACACTGTAAAAAATAATTTAGAACGTCGTATTGAATCTATGGGGATGGAAAATCAAATATTTCGTGTAATTATCCCTGAAGAAACAGAAGTTGAAATTAAAAAAGGTGTTAAAAAAGAAAAGGTTAGAAAAATCTTTCCTGGATATGTATTTATAGAAATGGTTGTTACAGATGAATCTTGGTATGTTGTTAGAAATACACCTAACGTAACTGGATTTATTGGTTCAAGTGGGAAAGGTGCAAAACCTGTTCCTTTACGTCCTGGAGAAATTGATCCTATTTTGAAAAAATTAGGTTTACATCGTGCAGAATATGACTTAAAAGTCAAAGTTGGCGAGAGTGTAAGAATTAAATCTGGACCTTTTACTGGTCAAAATGGTATTGTTGATGAGATTGATTATGATAAAATGGTTTTAAAAGTTTTAGTTGATTTCTTTGGTAGACAGACAAAATTTGAACTTGAATTTACACAAGTTGAAAAAATTGATTAAAAAGTCTTGATTTTATTTAAAATTAATGGTATCATAGCATAGCTAGCGTCCTTTTTAGCTATGCTTTTTTATTGCGCTTTATGCTCAATTTGCGTGGGAGGATAAATTTCAATCATCCATTTAACCACATCACGGACTAGAGGAGGTGTTGTCTCGTGGCTAAACAAGTAACCAAAGTTATTAAATTACAATTGAACGCTGGAAAAGCAACTCAAGCTCCACCAGTAGGACCAGCTTTAGGTCAAGCAGGTGTAAACAGTGCTCAGTTTTGTTCAGAATTCAATGAACGTACACGTGATATGATGGGTAACATAGTTCCTGTTGTAATTTCTGTTTATGATGATCGTTCATTTACATTTATTACCAAAACGCCACCAGCTTCTGATTTATTGAAGAAAGCTGCAGGAATTAGTAGTGGTTCATCAAATGCAAAAACAACTAAAGTAGCTACTATTAAACGCGATAAAGTTCGCGAAATAGCCGAAATGAAAATGCCCGATTTAAACGCAAGTGACATTGAAGCTGCTACTAGAATTATTGAAGGAACAGCTAGAAACATGGGAATCGTTGTTGAAGACTAAACTACTTTTAGGTTGTATTGCAACCTAGATTGTGGGAGGAGATTCCGTTTAACCACATTTTAGGAGGTGCCAAGATGGCTAGTATAGGAAAAAAACATGCTGAAGTTTTAAAACTAGTTGATAGCAACCAGCTTTATTCAATTGAAGAAGCTGTAGAATTAGTTAAAAAAACGAGCTATGTCAAATTTGACGCTACAGTAGAAATTGCTTTCCGTATGGGATTAGATCCGCGTAAGGCTGAACAAAATTTACGTGGAGCAGTTGTATTACCTCACGGAACAGGGAAAACACGTACTGTATTAGTAATTGCTCAAGGCGATAAAGCGAAAGAAGCTACTGAAGCTGGAGCTGATTTTGTTGGTGATGCTGATTATATTAATAAAATTCAACAAGGTTGGTTTGGATTTGATGTAATCGTAGCTACTCCAGACATGATGCCTCAATTAGGAAGATTAGGACGTATTTTAGGTCCTAAAGGATTAATGCCAAATCCTAAAACAGGTACAGTCACTATGGATGTTGCGAAAGCTGTTAATGAAATTAAAGCAGGTAAAGTAGAATATCGTGTTGACAAAGTAGGGAATATTCATGTTCCTGTTGGAAAAGTATCATTTGATAATGAAAAGTTAACAGAAAATGTTAAAACTATTTATGAGAGAATGATGCGTATTAAACCAGCAACTGTTAAAGGTGTTTATATGAAAAACATATCTTTAACTTCTACTATGGGTCCTGGAATCAAAGTAGATTCTAGTTCAATCATTAAATAATAATTAAATAAGAAAACGAATACCGTAGACAGTAGGGGCTAGAAAGCTTAATTATCCTACCGAGGTTATTATAATATAATAATTATGATATCCTCTTGGTATAAAGAGGATATTTTTTTTCCTACGGTATAATTAAACTCAGGAGGTGTAATGATGAATTCAGCTATTTTAGAGGCTAAAAAACAACAAGTAAATGAACTTGCAGAAAAATTTAAAAACTCAGTATCTTGTGTTGTTGTTGACCCTCGTGGTTTAACAGTTCAACAGTCAACTGAATTAAGAAAGCAACTTCGTAATGAAGGTGTTGAATTAAAAGTGATTAAAAACAATATTTCTGCTCGTGCTGCTAGTGAAGCTGGATATGAAGAAATGAGTAAGTTATTTGTTGGGCCAAGCGCAATCGCTTTTAGTGAAAATGATGCTGTTGCTCCTGCGAAAATAATTTACGAATTTAGTTCTAAAAATGAAAGCCTACAACTTAAAGGTGGTTTCATTGAAAAAAGAAATGTATCTATTGAACAACTAGCTGAAGTTGCAAAATTACCGAACAAAGATGGAATGTTATCTATGCTTTTATCTGTATTACAAGCACCAATGCGCAATTTAGCTTATGCAGTTAAGCAAATTGCTGAAAAAGATAACCAAACTGAGGTAAGTGAATAATTTATAATTTTAAGGAGGAAAATAAAAATGGCAAAATTAACAACTACTGAAATTATTGAGTCATTAAAAGAGATGACAATTTTAGAATTAAATGATTTAGTTAAAGCAATTGAAGAAGAGTTTGGTGTGACTGCTGCTGCGCCTGTGGCTGTTGCTGGTGGAGCACAAGAAGAAGCTGCTCAAACTGAATTTGATGTTGTATTAACAAGTGCAGGAGCATCAAAAATCAAAGTTATCAAAGTTGTACGTGAGTTAACTGGATTAGGATTAAAAGAAGCAAAAGCTTTAGTAGATTCAGCTCCTCAAGCAGTAAAAGAAAAAGTATCTGAAGAAGAAGCTAATACTATCAAAGCACAATTAGAAGAAGTTGGCGCTGTTGTTGAAGTTAAGTAATAGTAAATAGTATGATTAACCTGGGAAGTGAGCCTTCTCAGGTTTTTGTACTTCTTTTTTTTGAAATCTTTTTAGTTAAATTTGTTGTGAGGTGAATACTTTTGACAAATCATTACTATAATAATAATTTAGATACGAAAAGTGAAGAAAGAACACTTGAATTTCAATTATTAACAGAAAGATTGAAGTTTATAACAGATAATGGTGTTTTTTCTAAAAAGACAATTGATTATGGAACCCGAGTATTGGTAAAAGGTTGCACGATGGAGTCGTGGTATAAAAATGTATTAGACATAGGTTGTGGTTATGGTCCTATCGGAATAAGTTTAGCTAAGGAGTTTTCTGATATTCATTTTGATTTAATTGATATTAATTTAAGAGCCATAAACTTAGCGAGAAGAAATGCAAAATTAAATAATTTGAAAAATATTTCCATTTTTGAAAGTAATATTTTTAAAATGATTAATACTAGTTATGATTGTATTCTTACAAATCCTCCTATTAGGGCAGGAAAAAGAGTAGTGCATCAAATTTTAGAAGAGTCGATTGATTACTTGAATAATAAAGGATCAATCTACATCATTATACAAAAAAAGCAAGGCGCTGCCTCAGCTATGGATAAATTAAATCAGATATACGGAAACTGTGAAATCATTTGTCGAGATAAAGGTTATTACCTGCTTAAAAGTGTAAAAAAATAAAAAAAATATATTGACCTAAATTTATCATTATGATATTATTATATAATGCCTATATATTGTTTAAAAAAGGTTAAATATATAAAACTCCTAAAATATCTATCTTATAATTAAGGGGTGGTTCTCTTGAACACACAAAACAAAAATTACAAAGAAATCAGATACGGAAGAAAAAGAATACGTCGAAATTATTCTCGTATTAGTGGAGCTCTTGAATTACCTAATCTAATTGAAATTCAAACGAATTCTTTTGGGAAATTTTTAAACGAAGGTATGACTCGAATGTTTAATGATATTTCACCAATAAAAGATCATAGTGAGAATTTAATATTAGAATTTGTTGGGCACGATATTGGATTACCTAAATATGAGGTTCTGGATGCTAAAGAACGTGATGTTACTTATTCTGCACCATTAAAAGTGAAAATTAGGTTAACCAATTTAGAAAAACAAGAAGCGGTTGAACAAGAAGTATTTATGGGTGATTTACCATTAATGACAGAGACAGGAACTTTTATTATTAATGGAGCTGAGCGGGTAATTGTAACACAATTAGTGCGCTCATCAGGTGTTTATTTCAGTAATAAAGATATTGATAAGAAAAGTGGAAAAGAAAAAATTAGTGGTCAAATTATACCAACTCGTGGTGCTTGGTTAGAATTTGAAGAAGATGCTAAGCAAATTGCCTATGTTCGTGTTGACCGAACACGTAAATTACCAGTAACGGTATTGTTAAAGGCATTAGGGCTTATATCAAGAGAAGAAATTCTTGATATATTTGGTGAAAATCTTTTATTATTAAATGCTTTTGACAAAGATAGCACTGAAAATTGCCAAGAAGCATTGCTTGAAATTTATGAAAAATTACGCCCGGGAGAACCGCCAACCATAGAAGGAGCTAGAAGCTTATTTTTTGCTCGCTTTTTTGACGATAAGCGTTATGATTTAGCAGCGGTTGGTCGTTATAAATTTAATAAAAAGTTAAACTTTTTCAATCGATTAGTTGATAATGAACTTGCTGAACCTTTGATTGATAGCGAAACTGGTGAAGTTTTATTTGAGGCTGGTCATGTCTTTAAACAAGAAGATTATGATAATATGATTGAAAATAATGTTGATATATCCGCTATTAACAGAAAAAGAATATCTTTATTTGAACCTTTAGAGGATTTTGACTGTTATGTTCAAAGTGCTACGGTGAAAGTGTTAAATGAAGACGGAGAGCCAATAGATTTAGTGGTTGTTGGTAATAACCAAAGGGAAGAAAAATTAGTAGTTACAACAAGTGATATTATTGCCGCAGTTAGTTATTATTTTAATTTAAATTATGGTGTTGGAAATTTTGATGATATTGACCATTTAGGTAATAGAAGATTAAGACTTGTTGGAGAATTACTTCAAAACCAATTTAGAATTGGTTTAACGAGAATGGAAAGAGTCGTTCGTGAAAGAATGTCAACACAAGAAGCTGAACATTTAACACCACAGAATCTAATTAATATTAGACCGGTAACAGCGGCTATTAAAGAGTTTTTTGGAAGTTCTCAATTATCACAATTTATGGATAAAGTAAATCCATTAGCAGAGATATCGAATAAACGTCGTTTATCAGCACTTGGACCTGGTGGGTTAACAAGAGAAAGAGCTTCAATGGAAGTTCGAGATGTGCATTATTCACATTATGGACGTATGTGCCCAATTGAAACACCTGAAGGACCAAACATTGGTTTAATTAACCAGTTAGCGACTTATGCAAAAGTAAATGATTATGGATTCATTGAAACAGCATATCGTAAAGTTAGAGTAATTGATGGAAAAGCATATATTACCGATGAAATTGATTATTTCACTGCTGATGAAGAGGATTATTATGTTTTATCTCAAGCTAATCTAAAAATTGATGAAAATAGAATGATTGTTGATGAAAAAGTAATTGCACGTCATCGTGGTGCAACTATTATGGTTAGCCCACTAGATGTTAATTATGTTGATGTTTCACCTAAACAAATTGTTTCAGTAGCGACAGCTTGTATTCCTTTCTTAGAGCATGATGATGCCAATCGTGCGTTAATGGGAGCTAACATGCAGCGTCAAGCAATTCCTCTTTTAGTTCCTGAGGCACCAATTGTTGGAACGGGAATTGAATATAAGGCAGCTAAAGATGCTGGTTCAGCTGTTATTGCGAAAAAATCTGGTGTGGTTGAATATGCGGATGCTAAAGTAATTCGTATACGCAATTTACAAGGTGGATTAGATAAGTATAAGTTAATAAAATTTGTTCGTTCAAATCAAAGTACTTGTGTTAATCAAAAACCAATTGTATCTATTGGTGAAACAGTTGAGGCAGGAGAAGTTATTGCTGATGGATTCTCAATGGATCAAGGTGAATTAGCGCTAGGTAGAAATGTTTTAGTTGCCTTCATGACTTGGAATGGATATAACTATGAAGATGCAATTATAATGAGTGAACGTCTTGTAAAAGATGATGTGTATACATCAATTCATATAGAAGAATATGAAATTGAAGCACGTGATACTAAACTTGGACCTGAGGAAATAACTCGAGATATTCCAGGTGTTAGTGATGATTCGTTAAAAGACTTAGATGAACGCGGAATCATACGTGTTGGAGCAGAAGTTAAAGAAGGTGGCTATTTGGTCGGAAAAGTTACCGCAAAAGGTCAGACTGACTTATCCGCTGAAGAAAGATTGCTACATGCTATCTTTGGAGAAAAAGCTCGTGAAGTACGTGATACCTCCCTACGAGTTCCTCATGGTGGTGAAGGAATTATCCATGATGTTAAGCATTTCACCCGTAAAAACGGGGATGAAATGGCACCGGGTGTAAATGAGGTTATTCGAGTTTACATCGTTCAAAAGCGAAAAATCTCTGAAGGAGATAAAATGGCTGGACGTCATGGAAACAAAGGTGTAATCTCAAAAATACTACCAGAGGAAGATATGCCATTCTTACCAGATGGAACAGTATGTGATATCATGTTAAACCCATTAGGAGTTCCATCACGGATGAATATTGGACAAATATTAGAATTACATCTAGGGATGGCGGCAAGAAAATTAGGCATTCATGTTGCTACACCAGTATTTGATGGTGTGCAAATTGAAGACCTAGATGCTATTATTCGTGAAGCGAATATGGCACAAGATGCGAAAACTAAACTTTATGATGGAAGAACTGGTGAAGAATTCGATAATCGTATTTCTGTAGGCGTTATGTATATGATTAAGTTAGCTCACATGGTTGATGATAAATTACATGCTCGTTCAACAGGACCTTATTCATTAGTTACACAACAACCACTTGGTGGTAAGGCACAATTTGGAGGTCAAAGATTTGGTGAAATGGAAGTTTGGGCCCTTGAAGCTTATGGTGCCGCTTATACACTTCAAGAAATCTTAACTGTAAAATCTGATGATATTGTTGGTCGAGTTAAAGTTTACGAAGCCATTATTAAAGGCGAACCTATTCCAGACCCAGGAGTGCCTGAATCATTCCGTGTACTGATTAAAGAACTTCAGGCATTAGGAATGGATGTAAAAATTACGAATGCAGAACATACTGAGATTGAATTAAAAGATAGTTTGTTAGAAGAATCTACTGTAAGAGAAATTAGTGGAATTGAAGATGAATATCGTTTAGAATATCGAAATAAATCAAATGATATAGACAATAATGATAATAATGATGAAGTGCTCGTTGATGATGACGATATAGAAGATGATGCTGAATAATTCAAGTCTTGTATCAATATAAAATAAACAATAACCTTACAGGGAGGTAAGAACCTTGGTTGATGTAAATAATTTTAATTTTATGAAAATTGGATTATCTTCGCCAGAAAAAATTCATGAATGGTCTCATGGTGAAGTACTTAAACATGAAACAATCAATTATCGTACGTTAAAACCTGAAAAAGATGGATTGTTTTGTGAAAGAATTTTTGGTCCTACTAAGGATTGGGAATGTAACTGTGGAAAGTACAAAAAAATTCGATATAAAGGGGTTGTCTGTGACAGATGTGGTGTAGAAGTCACACAATCTAAAGTTCGTCGTGAACGAATGGGACATATTGAACTTGCAGCACCAGTTGCACATATATGGTATTTCAAAGGAATTCCTTGTCGCATGGCATTGCTTTTAGATATGTCGCCGAAATCATTAGAAGAAGTAATGTACTTTATTTCATATGTCGTTATAGACCCAGGTACTACACCTTTATTGAAAAAACAAATATTAAGTGAAAAAGAATATGAAAAATATGAACGTGAATATGGTAATAAGTTCAAAGCAGGTATGGGTGCTGAAGCAATAAAGAAATTACTTCAAGAAATCAATCTAGATAAAGAAGCTAAAAATCTACGTGATGATTTAAAAGTAACTCAAGGACAAAAACATGCAAAAGTGATTAAACGTCTTGAAGTTGTTGAAGCATTTAAACATTCTAGTAATCGTCCGGAATGGATGATTTTAGAAGCATTACCTGTAATACCACCAGAAATACGTCCAATGATTCAATTAGATGGAGGACGTTTCGCTACTAGTGATTTAAATGATTTATATAGAAGAGTTATTAATCGTAATAACCGTTTAAAAAAATTAATTGAAATTGGAGCACCAAGTATTATTGTTCGAAATGAAAAACGGATGCTTCAAGAAGCAGTGGATGCTTTGATTGATAATGGACGTCGTGGTAAAGCAATTATGGGTGCTGGTAATAGACCTTTGAAATCTTTATCACATA from Mycoplasmatota bacterium carries:
- the secE gene encoding preprotein translocase subunit SecE; translated protein: MNTRKETIYGIVKYVSGLLGFIGIILAIFTVTGAIEWFLIEIDYRGAFTNETKLILSLTSSILGIFFLFIAFSKQIDKFFSYLETHSVNQTEEKKGITIESIFFITIAVILIVLALLLAIGTLALKTNLPLLGNATKTFLIGALVVLAILAILTGFNETIAQSIKEMKKVHWPTGKEMVDYSKKVFTFIIFFSVFFLILDLFLTNAPIWLENIFGIDIK
- the nusG gene encoding transcription termination/antitermination protein NusG, whose product is MEEKNWFVVQTYSGLENTVKNNLERRIESMGMENQIFRVIIPEETEVEIKKGVKKEKVRKIFPGYVFIEMVVTDESWYVVRNTPNVTGFIGSSGKGAKPVPLRPGEIDPILKKLGLHRAEYDLKVKVGESVRIKSGPFTGQNGIVDEIDYDKMVLKVLVDFFGRQTKFELEFTQVEKID
- the rplK gene encoding 50S ribosomal protein L11 — encoded protein: MAKQVTKVIKLQLNAGKATQAPPVGPALGQAGVNSAQFCSEFNERTRDMMGNIVPVVISVYDDRSFTFITKTPPASDLLKKAAGISSGSSNAKTTKVATIKRDKVREIAEMKMPDLNASDIEAATRIIEGTARNMGIVVED
- the rplA gene encoding 50S ribosomal protein L1, producing the protein MASIGKKHAEVLKLVDSNQLYSIEEAVELVKKTSYVKFDATVEIAFRMGLDPRKAEQNLRGAVVLPHGTGKTRTVLVIAQGDKAKEATEAGADFVGDADYINKIQQGWFGFDVIVATPDMMPQLGRLGRILGPKGLMPNPKTGTVTMDVAKAVNEIKAGKVEYRVDKVGNIHVPVGKVSFDNEKLTENVKTIYERMMRIKPATVKGVYMKNISLTSTMGPGIKVDSSSIIK
- the rplJ gene encoding 50S ribosomal protein L10 translates to MNSAILEAKKQQVNELAEKFKNSVSCVVVDPRGLTVQQSTELRKQLRNEGVELKVIKNNISARAASEAGYEEMSKLFVGPSAIAFSENDAVAPAKIIYEFSSKNESLQLKGGFIEKRNVSIEQLAEVAKLPNKDGMLSMLLSVLQAPMRNLAYAVKQIAEKDNQTEVSE
- the rplL gene encoding 50S ribosomal protein L7/L12, with the translated sequence MAKLTTTEIIESLKEMTILELNDLVKAIEEEFGVTAAAPVAVAGGAQEEAAQTEFDVVLTSAGASKIKVIKVVRELTGLGLKEAKALVDSAPQAVKEKVSEEEANTIKAQLEEVGAVVEVK
- a CDS encoding class I SAM-dependent methyltransferase: MTNHYYNNNLDTKSEERTLEFQLLTERLKFITDNGVFSKKTIDYGTRVLVKGCTMESWYKNVLDIGCGYGPIGISLAKEFSDIHFDLIDINLRAINLARRNAKLNNLKNISIFESNIFKMINTSYDCILTNPPIRAGKRVVHQILEESIDYLNNKGSIYIIIQKKQGAASAMDKLNQIYGNCEIICRDKGYYLLKSVKK
- the rpoB gene encoding DNA-directed RNA polymerase subunit beta codes for the protein MNTQNKNYKEIRYGRKRIRRNYSRISGALELPNLIEIQTNSFGKFLNEGMTRMFNDISPIKDHSENLILEFVGHDIGLPKYEVLDAKERDVTYSAPLKVKIRLTNLEKQEAVEQEVFMGDLPLMTETGTFIINGAERVIVTQLVRSSGVYFSNKDIDKKSGKEKISGQIIPTRGAWLEFEEDAKQIAYVRVDRTRKLPVTVLLKALGLISREEILDIFGENLLLLNAFDKDSTENCQEALLEIYEKLRPGEPPTIEGARSLFFARFFDDKRYDLAAVGRYKFNKKLNFFNRLVDNELAEPLIDSETGEVLFEAGHVFKQEDYDNMIENNVDISAINRKRISLFEPLEDFDCYVQSATVKVLNEDGEPIDLVVVGNNQREEKLVVTTSDIIAAVSYYFNLNYGVGNFDDIDHLGNRRLRLVGELLQNQFRIGLTRMERVVRERMSTQEAEHLTPQNLINIRPVTAAIKEFFGSSQLSQFMDKVNPLAEISNKRRLSALGPGGLTRERASMEVRDVHYSHYGRMCPIETPEGPNIGLINQLATYAKVNDYGFIETAYRKVRVIDGKAYITDEIDYFTADEEDYYVLSQANLKIDENRMIVDEKVIARHRGATIMVSPLDVNYVDVSPKQIVSVATACIPFLEHDDANRALMGANMQRQAIPLLVPEAPIVGTGIEYKAAKDAGSAVIAKKSGVVEYADAKVIRIRNLQGGLDKYKLIKFVRSNQSTCVNQKPIVSIGETVEAGEVIADGFSMDQGELALGRNVLVAFMTWNGYNYEDAIIMSERLVKDDVYTSIHIEEYEIEARDTKLGPEEITRDIPGVSDDSLKDLDERGIIRVGAEVKEGGYLVGKVTAKGQTDLSAEERLLHAIFGEKAREVRDTSLRVPHGGEGIIHDVKHFTRKNGDEMAPGVNEVIRVYIVQKRKISEGDKMAGRHGNKGVISKILPEEDMPFLPDGTVCDIMLNPLGVPSRMNIGQILELHLGMAARKLGIHVATPVFDGVQIEDLDAIIREANMAQDAKTKLYDGRTGEEFDNRISVGVMYMIKLAHMVDDKLHARSTGPYSLVTQQPLGGKAQFGGQRFGEMEVWALEAYGAAYTLQEILTVKSDDIVGRVKVYEAIIKGEPIPDPGVPESFRVLIKELQALGMDVKITNAEHTEIELKDSLLEESTVREISGIEDEYRLEYRNKSNDIDNNDNNDEVLVDDDDIEDDAE